A single genomic interval of Clostridium facile harbors:
- a CDS encoding heavy metal translocating P-type ATPase, giving the protein MKQQATIQITGMTCANCSSFIEKRLNKTEGILSATVNLATEKATIEFDTDRISLQQIHEFISKIGYGTIQPQSHKVTLMITGMTCANCSAFVERTLNKMPEVIQANVNLATEKAAVTFEDSITTDDLIAAVEKAGYGASVWEETKIDQQQDNKQKELKHARNQLILSIILTAPLILGMVLNAVGIANSFTAFLHNEWTQLILATPVQFYIGARFYKSAFKALRSGTANMDVLVALGTSSAYILSIVNGFFLNAGQHVAHGHMKPIYFESSATIITLILLGKFLEANAKGKTSEAIKKLMGLQAKTARILKDGQEVEISIERVKVGDHIVIRPGEKIPVDGKILEGSSSIDESMLTGESLPVEKHTGDSVIGATVNHAGSFVMEAEKIGKDTALSQIIRLVEDAQGHKAPIQKIADKVAGVFVPTIIGIAILTFILWSIITGDIQKAIINAVSVLVIACPCALGLATPTAIMVGTGKGAENGILIKGGEHLQTAGTINAIVLDKTGTITEGKPDVTDIHPFDMEQQELLRITAAAERNSEHPLGQAIYQYGMQNLPNIPKPEQFQSITGQGISAEIEGHTVLVGNRRLMEQHQIDFSMAEQPVDQYEQQGKTAMFTAMDGKLIGVVAVADTVKSSSAQAIQQLKDMGLEIYMITGDNQKTANAIAQQVGIINVLAEVLPEHKASQVEQIQKSGKIVAMVGDGINDAPALVTADLGIAIGTGTDIAIEASDITLIRGDLNSIPQAIRLSRKTMRKIRQNLFWAFIYNSIGVPFAAFGFLSPIIAGAAMAFSSVSVVLNSLSLKRYHPEKHS; this is encoded by the coding sequence ATGAAACAACAAGCTACAATACAAATTACAGGAATGACCTGTGCCAATTGTTCTTCGTTTATCGAAAAACGTTTAAATAAAACAGAAGGAATTCTGTCTGCTACTGTGAATTTAGCCACGGAAAAGGCAACAATAGAGTTTGATACTGATAGGATCTCGTTACAGCAGATTCATGAATTCATCAGTAAAATCGGTTATGGTACTATACAGCCCCAGTCTCATAAAGTCACTTTGATGATTACTGGAATGACTTGCGCAAATTGTTCTGCTTTTGTGGAACGAACATTAAATAAAATGCCGGAAGTCATACAGGCGAATGTGAATCTAGCTACAGAAAAAGCCGCCGTCACTTTTGAGGATAGCATTACTACAGATGATTTGATTGCGGCAGTGGAAAAAGCGGGATATGGTGCATCTGTATGGGAAGAAACCAAAATAGACCAACAGCAGGATAACAAACAAAAAGAGTTAAAACATGCCAGAAATCAATTGATCCTTTCGATCATTTTAACAGCGCCATTGATTTTGGGGATGGTGTTGAATGCTGTTGGAATTGCCAATTCGTTCACCGCTTTTTTGCATAACGAGTGGACCCAGTTAATTTTGGCAACACCAGTGCAATTCTATATAGGTGCCCGTTTTTATAAAAGCGCGTTCAAAGCGTTGCGCAGTGGAACCGCTAACATGGACGTATTAGTTGCGTTAGGGACATCTTCCGCCTACATCTTGAGTATTGTCAATGGATTTTTCTTAAATGCTGGCCAGCATGTGGCACACGGCCATATGAAACCAATTTATTTTGAATCCTCTGCCACTATTATTACATTGATTTTATTGGGGAAATTCTTGGAGGCCAACGCAAAGGGAAAAACTTCCGAAGCTATCAAAAAATTAATGGGGCTACAGGCAAAAACAGCCCGTATTTTAAAAGATGGTCAGGAAGTGGAAATCTCTATTGAACGGGTAAAAGTAGGGGACCATATTGTCATCCGTCCAGGAGAAAAGATTCCTGTGGATGGTAAGATATTAGAAGGTAGTTCTTCCATTGATGAGTCCATGTTGACAGGGGAAAGTTTACCAGTAGAAAAACATACTGGAGATTCTGTGATCGGTGCTACCGTGAACCATGCGGGCAGTTTTGTAATGGAAGCAGAGAAAATTGGAAAAGACACCGCATTATCCCAAATTATCCGTTTGGTAGAAGATGCCCAGGGACATAAAGCGCCAATCCAAAAGATTGCGGACAAAGTGGCTGGCGTCTTTGTCCCCACCATTATTGGAATTGCCATCCTCACGTTTATTCTTTGGAGTATTATCACAGGGGATATCCAAAAAGCGATTATCAACGCTGTATCCGTCCTTGTAATAGCTTGCCCGTGTGCACTAGGGCTGGCAACACCTACTGCTATTATGGTGGGGACAGGAAAAGGAGCGGAAAATGGTATCTTAATCAAAGGTGGGGAACACCTACAAACTGCTGGAACCATCAATGCGATTGTACTGGATAAAACAGGCACTATCACAGAAGGAAAGCCTGATGTAACTGATATCCATCCATTTGATATGGAACAGCAGGAATTATTGCGCATTACCGCTGCGGCAGAACGAAATTCCGAGCATCCACTGGGGCAGGCGATTTATCAATACGGTATGCAAAACCTTCCAAACATTCCAAAACCGGAACAATTCCAATCCATTACAGGCCAAGGAATTTCTGCGGAAATTGAGGGCCATACTGTACTGGTTGGAAACCGTAGGTTAATGGAACAGCATCAGATTGATTTCTCTATGGCAGAACAACCGGTGGACCAATATGAACAACAGGGTAAGACAGCGATGTTTACTGCAATGGATGGTAAGTTGATTGGTGTTGTTGCGGTTGCGGATACGGTAAAATCAAGTTCCGCACAGGCGATCCAACAGCTTAAGGACATGGGATTGGAAATCTATATGATTACGGGGGACAATCAAAAAACCGCTAACGCCATTGCGCAACAAGTGGGGATTATCAATGTGTTAGCTGAGGTTTTACCGGAACATAAGGCTTCCCAAGTAGAACAGATTCAAAAATCTGGTAAGATTGTGGCTATGGTTGGGGATGGAATTAATGATGCTCCAGCTTTGGTAACAGCCGATTTGGGGATTGCCATCGGTACGGGAACAGACATAGCGATTGAGGCGTCGGATATCACCTTAATCCGTGGGGATTTGAATTCTATCCCACAAGCAATCCGTTTGTCTAGAAAAACAATGCGCAAAATCCGCCAAAATCTATTCTGGGCGTTTATCTATAATTCCATTGGGGTCCCATTTGCAGCATTCGGCTTTTTAAGCCCAATTATCGCAGGGGCTGCTATGGCATTCAGTTCCGTATCGGTTGTTTTAAATTCCCTCAGTTTAAAGCGTTATCACCCAGAAAAACATTCATAG
- a CDS encoding MBL fold metallo-hydrolase, giving the protein MKFYSLCSSSKGNCTYLGDGNHGILIDAGFGIRNYTNSMRLAGLNPDGIQAIFITHEHSDHISGLRKLTEKYQVPVYGSKGTLIELLKKEAVSPTTKLYEINHRAVQIGDWEIRAYHTSHDSAESLGYTVSSQQKKVALCTDLGYVSEEVQQQLQGSDFVLLESNYDVHMLFTGGYPPFLKERIFSKKGHLSNEDCAEQLKWLIQQGTSRFLLGHLSKENNLPQIALEHSVSYLQQNQMMIEQDYRLEVAPERNPGKVIEV; this is encoded by the coding sequence ATGAAATTTTATTCTCTTTGTAGTTCCAGCAAAGGAAATTGTACCTATTTAGGGGATGGAAACCACGGTATTTTAATTGACGCTGGTTTTGGTATTCGTAATTATACTAACTCCATGCGGTTGGCCGGATTAAATCCAGATGGCATACAAGCCATTTTTATTACCCATGAACATAGTGACCATATCAGCGGTTTGCGGAAACTGACAGAAAAATATCAGGTACCTGTTTATGGCTCTAAAGGCACACTGATCGAATTATTAAAAAAAGAAGCAGTTTCCCCCACAACAAAGCTATATGAAATCAACCACAGAGCAGTCCAGATTGGTGATTGGGAGATTCGGGCGTACCATACTTCCCACGATAGCGCGGAGAGCTTAGGGTATACAGTATCTAGCCAGCAAAAAAAGGTTGCTTTATGTACTGACCTAGGATATGTATCAGAAGAGGTACAACAACAATTACAGGGCAGTGATTTTGTGTTGCTGGAATCCAATTATGATGTACATATGCTGTTTACCGGCGGTTACCCACCCTTTTTAAAAGAACGAATTTTTTCAAAAAAGGGGCACCTTTCCAATGAGGATTGTGCAGAACAATTAAAATGGCTGATTCAACAAGGGACAAGCCGGTTTTTATTAGGGCATTTGAGCAAGGAAAATAATCTTCCTCAAATTGCATTAGAGCATTCCGTTTCCTATTTACAGCAAAACCAGATGATGATTGAACAGGATTATCGGTTGGAAGTGGCGCCAGAACGAAATCCTGGCAAGGTGATTGAAGTATGA
- the rlmH gene encoding 23S rRNA (pseudouridine(1915)-N(3))-methyltransferase RlmH: MMNVQILCVGKLKEQYLRDACAEYSKRLGAFCKLSVVEINECKISNNPNQAEIERVIETEGVSILNKIPAQSYVIPMCIEGKQMSSEQLSQKFEQVALNGISSVTFIIGGSYGLSNQIKQRADYRLSMSSMTFPHQLARVMLLEQIYRAFSISANTKYHK, translated from the coding sequence ATGATGAACGTACAGATTTTATGTGTTGGGAAATTAAAAGAGCAGTATTTGAGGGATGCTTGCGCGGAATACAGCAAACGGTTGGGGGCGTTTTGTAAATTATCGGTTGTGGAAATCAATGAATGCAAAATAAGTAATAATCCCAATCAGGCAGAGATTGAGCGAGTTATTGAAACAGAAGGTGTTTCTATTTTAAATAAAATCCCAGCCCAGAGTTATGTAATCCCTATGTGCATTGAAGGGAAACAGATGAGTTCGGAGCAGCTGTCTCAAAAATTTGAGCAGGTTGCGTTAAATGGGATTAGTTCGGTTACATTTATTATTGGCGGATCCTATGGGCTTTCTAATCAGATAAAACAACGGGCTGATTATCGCCTTTCTATGTCTTCTATGACTTTTCCGCATCAGCTGGCACGTGTGATGTTGCTGGAACAAATATATCGTGCGTTTTCGATTTCTGCAAATACAAAATATCATAAATAA
- a CDS encoding ABC transporter ATP-binding protein, with amino-acid sequence MLIELQEATKIYPMGEETICAMDHISFGIQKGEFVSIIGCSGSGKSTLMNILGCLDTLNSGKYFLDGEDVACFTQNRLSKIRNEKIGFVFQSFYLIPNLTALENVELPLKYQNIPKHRRKLLAASALHQVGLNTRMHHRPNQLSGGQQQRVAIARAIASSPPIILADEPTGNLDSKSGNDIMEILQILHNEGKTILLITHDPAIANQAQRTLKIADGKLVDLSV; translated from the coding sequence ATGCTAATTGAATTACAGGAAGCTACCAAAATATATCCAATGGGTGAAGAAACGATCTGTGCTATGGACCATATCTCTTTTGGCATCCAGAAAGGTGAATTTGTATCCATTATTGGATGTTCTGGTTCGGGAAAATCCACATTAATGAATATACTAGGTTGTTTGGACACCTTAAATTCTGGTAAATACTTCCTAGATGGGGAAGATGTCGCCTGCTTTACTCAAAATAGGTTAAGTAAAATCCGCAATGAAAAAATAGGTTTTGTGTTCCAAAGCTTTTACCTGATTCCTAACCTCACCGCCTTAGAAAATGTAGAGCTCCCCTTAAAATATCAAAATATACCAAAACACCGTCGCAAATTGTTAGCTGCTTCTGCACTACATCAGGTGGGTCTGAACACCCGTATGCACCACCGACCAAATCAATTATCTGGAGGACAGCAGCAACGGGTTGCTATCGCAAGGGCAATCGCTTCTTCCCCACCTATTATATTGGCGGATGAGCCCACTGGTAACCTGGATAGTAAATCTGGTAATGATATTATGGAAATTTTACAAATCCTTCACAACGAAGGAAAAACTATTTTATTGATTACACATGACCCAGCAATTGCCAACCAAGCGCAACGCACTTTAAAAATTGCAGACGGGAAATTAGTCGATTTATCAGTTTAA
- the spoVAE gene encoding stage V sporulation protein AE, which produces MDCIKAFLVGGGICVIGQILIDYTKLTPARILVTFVVTGVILGALGIYEPIVQFAGAGALVPLTGFGYLLSTGVQEAVAKSGLMGALCGGFTACATGVTAAILFAFLIALIFKPGDKS; this is translated from the coding sequence TTGGATTGTATAAAAGCGTTTTTGGTAGGCGGTGGAATTTGTGTTATTGGGCAAATTTTAATTGATTACACGAAACTTACCCCTGCTCGAATTTTAGTTACCTTTGTAGTTACCGGCGTTATATTAGGAGCTCTGGGGATTTATGAACCAATTGTCCAATTCGCTGGTGCGGGGGCATTGGTCCCTTTAACAGGGTTTGGATACCTTTTATCCACCGGCGTCCAGGAAGCTGTTGCGAAAAGTGGGCTGATGGGTGCACTGTGTGGCGGATTCACTGCTTGTGCAACAGGGGTAACCGCCGCCATCCTGTTTGCCTTTTTAATTGCATTGATCTTTAAACCGGGTGATAAATCCTAA
- a CDS encoding sugar O-acetyltransferase: MTEKEKMLTGQVYDCSDSELLTQWHKAKNLIRDYNQTDSENLQEKECILNELLGERGKNLWITPPFYVDYGNNIYLGNNCEINMNCTFLDDNKITIGDNALIAPNVQIYTAFHPTNAADRFGELNEDNSFQFCKTQTAPVTIGDNVWIGGGAIILPGVTIGDNVVIGAGSVVTKDIPSNTIAYGNPCRIIRKNR, translated from the coding sequence ATGACGGAAAAAGAAAAAATGTTGACAGGGCAAGTATATGATTGCAGTGATTCTGAATTATTAACTCAATGGCACAAAGCCAAGAATTTAATAAGGGATTACAATCAAACAGATTCTGAGAACTTACAAGAAAAAGAATGTATTCTAAATGAATTGTTGGGAGAAAGGGGAAAAAATTTATGGATTACCCCACCTTTTTATGTTGATTATGGAAACAATATTTATCTTGGAAACAACTGTGAAATAAATATGAACTGTACCTTTTTAGATGATAATAAGATTACGATTGGAGATAATGCCTTAATCGCACCCAATGTCCAAATATATACTGCTTTTCATCCAACAAATGCAGCTGATAGATTTGGCGAACTCAACGAGGATAATTCGTTCCAATTTTGCAAAACTCAAACTGCTCCAGTAACCATCGGCGATAATGTATGGATTGGTGGAGGGGCAATTATTTTGCCAGGTGTTACAATAGGAGACAATGTAGTAATTGGAGCAGGAAGCGTTGTGACTAAAGATATTCCAAGTAATACAATAGCCTATGGAAACCCTTGTAGAATCATAAGAAAAAACAGATAA
- a CDS encoding IreB family regulatory phosphoprotein: MLDKTVTFSVHDDKELEMKQILTTVYDALKEKGYNPANQIVGYILSEDPTYITTYNNARSLIRKIDRDELLQSMVKAYLAD, encoded by the coding sequence ATGCTTGATAAAACAGTAACTTTTTCTGTACATGATGATAAAGAGTTGGAAATGAAACAGATTTTAACCACCGTATACGATGCGTTAAAAGAAAAAGGATATAACCCTGCCAATCAAATTGTAGGCTATATTTTATCTGAAGACCCAACTTACATCACCACATATAATAACGCCCGCAGCCTTATTCGAAAAATCGACAGGGATGAACTGCTGCAATCTATGGTAAAGGCGTATTTGGCTGATTAA
- a CDS encoding transglutaminase domain-containing protein, with the protein MTKIKLQDQLFYLILSTIYCWSVGCAVSSFALLPASSLQLFEISFVVSFIGLASLWNLYTKLIGGGIVIILLLFFPIGKLVISCFSGLIFGQALQNDQMWMLTFVIMIVLSLFTILSLKHKLNFYLLTILGIVLYLIAVTQGNINTVALFGFLFVITVLLISNNFVKKHGSKDGFGSYVLHGAPVAVIAVICTVLIVTPFSNLLGNARGLFEYESIRDWIDQEILGEFSEQIPFEEQEENLLGSFPSEEQPLLKVATEQEYMDLYGGISDVYTGHSWQKSNIQQGEFEKDDQTVDIASLKSIQASDFNTDSIHADTIKIQYLLESDRLFVPRLSGTFDQVGRRDIYENQMGEFLLSSPLKRNDTMAVTYYQEHLQEMYGRRNLSSALDRYQIEQITVNQVFNHQDLTHYDSWNQENLNGYEASIQQQYTQLSSSVTKRTMDLAKQITSGIKQDSEKAEAICDYLIEHYTYTLHPSDPEEGQDFVDHFLFEEKQGYSNSFASAMVILSRSVGLPARYVTGYHMPVASSEEEHIIRLRNYHSWAEVYLPGYGWCKFEATPPYAYQEAIASEKPNITITSDGGEEMESHLAELGLSIDQTQAAQSENPTIPIWQDGVAPSDAPAGNQDQQQQQSTTQNQNNTSALVPLPIWIFIGMIILIVLLLLVRYRIRISKEQKAVQGTPEQLAQFSFTCLVRLGKYIGVEIQQDETPVSFTRRLAAKYPTLAKELCQAGQLYSQCIYSKTKTTEEDARKLYNSYHLFETRIRLEQKRFGFFWNKYIAHRI; encoded by the coding sequence ATGACAAAAATAAAATTGCAGGATCAACTTTTTTATCTTATCCTCAGCACAATTTATTGTTGGTCAGTTGGATGCGCAGTATCCAGCTTTGCGTTATTGCCGGCATCTTCTCTTCAGCTATTCGAAATTAGTTTTGTGGTTAGTTTCATAGGACTTGCTTCATTGTGGAACCTTTATACCAAGCTGATTGGTGGCGGTATTGTAATTATTTTGCTGCTTTTCTTTCCAATTGGAAAGCTGGTAATAAGTTGTTTTTCTGGACTAATATTTGGACAGGCATTACAAAATGATCAAATGTGGATGTTAACATTTGTTATTATGATTGTTTTGTCGCTATTTACAATCCTTAGTTTAAAACATAAACTAAACTTTTATCTTCTTACGATTTTGGGCATTGTGTTATACCTGATAGCGGTTACCCAGGGAAATATCAATACTGTTGCTTTATTTGGCTTTTTATTTGTGATAACCGTTTTATTAATCAGCAACAATTTTGTAAAAAAACATGGTTCTAAGGATGGATTTGGGTCTTACGTTTTGCATGGTGCTCCTGTTGCGGTTATAGCGGTGATATGCACTGTATTGATTGTTACCCCATTTTCGAATTTACTGGGAAATGCCCGAGGATTGTTCGAGTATGAAAGTATCCGTGATTGGATTGACCAAGAAATTTTGGGGGAATTTTCCGAACAAATCCCATTTGAGGAACAAGAGGAAAATTTGTTGGGCAGCTTTCCTAGTGAGGAGCAGCCGCTATTAAAAGTAGCAACAGAACAAGAATATATGGATTTATATGGCGGTATTTCAGATGTGTATACTGGACATAGCTGGCAAAAATCGAACATACAGCAAGGTGAGTTTGAAAAAGATGATCAAACAGTGGATATCGCTTCGTTAAAAAGTATCCAGGCTTCGGATTTTAATACGGATAGCATCCATGCTGACACGATCAAAATTCAATATTTATTGGAAAGTGACCGGCTTTTTGTTCCCAGACTGTCTGGAACTTTTGATCAGGTTGGACGTCGGGATATTTACGAAAATCAGATGGGCGAGTTTTTACTCAGTTCTCCATTAAAGCGCAATGATACGATGGCGGTAACCTATTACCAGGAGCATTTACAGGAGATGTATGGAAGGAGGAATCTTTCTTCCGCATTGGACCGCTATCAGATCGAGCAAATTACGGTAAATCAGGTGTTTAATCATCAGGACTTAACTCATTATGACAGTTGGAACCAAGAAAACCTAAATGGTTATGAAGCGTCTATCCAGCAACAATATACCCAACTATCCTCCAGTGTAACAAAGCGTACTATGGATTTAGCAAAACAGATTACTAGTGGTATTAAACAAGATTCGGAAAAAGCAGAGGCAATTTGTGATTATTTGATTGAACATTATACTTATACATTGCACCCCAGCGACCCCGAAGAAGGGCAGGATTTTGTGGACCATTTTTTATTTGAGGAAAAGCAGGGTTACAGCAACTCTTTTGCTTCTGCAATGGTGATCTTATCCCGTAGTGTTGGTTTACCCGCTCGATATGTAACTGGGTACCATATGCCAGTGGCATCTTCGGAAGAAGAACATATTATTCGGTTGCGCAACTATCATTCTTGGGCAGAAGTCTACCTGCCTGGATATGGTTGGTGTAAATTTGAGGCAACGCCTCCTTACGCTTATCAGGAAGCGATTGCATCCGAAAAACCAAATATTACAATAACATCGGATGGTGGGGAAGAGATGGAATCCCATCTGGCTGAGTTAGGTTTAAGTATTGATCAAACGCAGGCGGCGCAATCGGAAAACCCAACAATTCCAATCTGGCAAGATGGTGTTGCTCCGTCTGACGCACCGGCTGGAAATCAGGATCAGCAACAACAGCAATCTACTACGCAGAATCAAAATAATACAAGTGCATTGGTACCATTGCCAATTTGGATTTTTATTGGTATGATAATATTGATTGTACTGTTATTGCTGGTTCGTTACCGAATACGGATTTCCAAAGAGCAAAAGGCTGTTCAAGGTACACCAGAACAACTGGCGCAATTTAGTTTTACCTGTTTGGTTCGTTTAGGAAAATATATTGGTGTGGAAATACAGCAAGACGAAACACCGGTTTCCTTTACTAGGCGTTTGGCTGCCAAATACCCTACATTAGCAAAGGAGCTATGCCAGGCAGGGCAGTTGTATTCCCAATGTATTTACAGTAAAACAAAGACAACTGAAGAAGATGCTAGAAAGTTGTATAACAGCTATCATCTTTTCGAAACCAGGATTCGTTTGGAACAAAAACGGTTTGGATTCTTTTGGAATAAATATATCGCTCATCGTATTTAA
- a CDS encoding UDP-N-acetylglucosamine 1-carboxyvinyltransferase: MEKFVINGGKPLTGEVEISGAKNAAVAIIPATLLAEGPCILENLPNISDVTIGFNILRAMGAKIRTINNNTFEIDTTYVTEPVVPYEMAKYMRASYYFLGALLARFNRASVAMPGGCNFGVRPIDQHLKGFNALGADYTIDHGMIDVKAEQGLLGTQIYFDVVSVGATINVLLAAVKAKGLTIIENAAKEPHIVDLANFLNSMGADIMGAGTDVIKVRGVEKLNSTTYGIIPDQIEAGTYMVMAAATKGNVLIKNVIPKHLESITSKLVKMGVTVEEYDDSIRVISHGNLQRTSVKTQPHPGFPTDMQPQITTLLAMAEGTSIVTEGVWDNRFQYVDELRRMGANISVDGKVAVIEGCGALHAAPVKATDLRAGAAMVIAALSAKGTTEIENIHHIERGYGDIVEKLQHLGADIKKVIIPDGAELKQAL; the protein is encoded by the coding sequence TTGGAAAAATTTGTGATAAACGGTGGAAAACCCTTAACTGGAGAAGTAGAAATTAGCGGAGCAAAAAATGCGGCTGTTGCAATTATCCCTGCAACACTGTTGGCGGAAGGCCCATGTATTCTGGAAAACCTTCCTAATATTAGTGATGTTACCATTGGCTTTAATATTTTACGCGCAATGGGAGCCAAAATTCGTACCATCAACAACAATACATTTGAAATTGATACTACCTATGTGACAGAGCCGGTGGTTCCATATGAAATGGCAAAATATATGCGTGCTTCCTATTATTTTTTGGGAGCATTGCTTGCACGATTTAACCGTGCTAGTGTTGCCATGCCTGGAGGCTGTAATTTTGGTGTGCGCCCGATTGATCAGCACTTAAAAGGATTTAATGCGCTAGGAGCGGATTATACCATTGATCATGGTATGATTGACGTAAAAGCGGAGCAAGGGCTTTTGGGAACCCAAATTTATTTTGACGTGGTTTCTGTTGGAGCTACGATTAATGTCTTATTGGCTGCTGTAAAAGCAAAAGGGTTGACCATTATTGAGAACGCCGCCAAAGAACCACATATTGTGGATTTAGCAAATTTTTTAAACTCTATGGGTGCCGATATTATGGGCGCAGGTACTGATGTTATCAAAGTGCGTGGAGTGGAAAAGTTAAATAGCACTACCTATGGCATTATTCCTGACCAGATTGAGGCTGGAACCTATATGGTGATGGCTGCCGCAACCAAAGGGAATGTTTTAATTAAAAACGTAATTCCAAAACATTTGGAATCCATTACTTCCAAACTAGTTAAAATGGGAGTTACTGTTGAGGAATATGATGACAGTATCCGTGTGATTTCTCATGGGAATTTACAGCGTACCAGTGTAAAAACCCAGCCACATCCAGGTTTTCCAACCGATATGCAGCCGCAAATTACTACTTTGCTGGCAATGGCAGAGGGTACTAGTATTGTAACCGAAGGTGTATGGGATAATCGTTTCCAATATGTGGATGAATTACGCCGTATGGGTGCGAATATTTCAGTAGATGGAAAAGTAGCTGTGATTGAAGGCTGCGGGGCATTGCACGCAGCTCCTGTAAAAGCAACCGACCTACGCGCCGGTGCTGCTATGGTAATTGCGGCGCTTTCTGCAAAAGGAACAACTGAGATTGAAAATATTCACCACATTGAACGGGGATATGGTGATATCGTCGAAAAATTGCAGCATTTAGGTGCTGATATCAAAAAGGTCATTATTCCAGATGGTGCGGAATTGAAGCAAGCACTGTAA
- the spoVAD gene encoding stage V sporulation protein AD: MRIGRSTFQLDHLPSIAGFAAVAGKKEGEGPFGNKFDMIFQDGLFGEKTFEKAESKMQKEAATLAIQKSGLIPDQIQLVFAGDLLNQCVGSNYGIRDLKIPFVGLYGACSTMAESLALASLSVDTNLVDHALAVTSSHFCSAERQFRYPLEYGGQRPPTAQWTATASGAVIVGKSDKPPYVKHVCIGTIVDLEVTDINNMGAAMAPAAADTIKRYLEDTKTTPEQYDLIVTGDLGQVGSTLLVQLLQLGKIDISQRHKDCGLLLYDQKTQDVHAGGSGCGCSAAVLCSHFLKELQLGRLQDILFVATGALMSTVTNQQGESIPGIAHLVHLSSHKGKERE, encoded by the coding sequence ATGAGGATTGGAAGAAGTACCTTTCAACTGGACCATCTCCCAAGCATAGCTGGATTTGCCGCAGTTGCAGGTAAAAAAGAAGGCGAAGGCCCTTTTGGAAATAAATTTGACATGATATTTCAAGACGGCTTGTTCGGGGAAAAAACATTTGAAAAAGCCGAAAGTAAAATGCAAAAAGAAGCTGCTACTCTCGCAATCCAAAAAAGTGGATTGATCCCAGACCAAATACAGCTTGTTTTCGCTGGGGATTTGTTGAACCAATGTGTGGGCTCCAACTACGGAATACGGGATTTAAAAATTCCCTTTGTAGGATTGTATGGAGCTTGTTCTACCATGGCGGAAAGTTTGGCATTGGCAAGCCTTTCGGTGGATACTAACCTTGTCGATCACGCTTTGGCTGTTACCTCTTCTCATTTTTGTTCAGCGGAACGCCAGTTCCGTTATCCACTGGAATATGGTGGGCAACGTCCTCCAACAGCACAATGGACTGCCACAGCTTCCGGTGCTGTAATAGTGGGGAAATCAGACAAACCACCTTACGTCAAACATGTCTGCATAGGAACCATTGTTGACTTGGAGGTCACTGATATTAACAATATGGGGGCTGCGATGGCACCAGCAGCAGCGGATACCATTAAACGCTATTTGGAGGATACGAAAACAACCCCAGAACAATACGACCTGATCGTAACAGGTGATTTAGGTCAGGTGGGTTCTACCCTGTTAGTACAACTCTTACAGTTGGGCAAGATTGATATCTCACAACGGCACAAGGATTGTGGCCTTTTGCTATACGACCAAAAGACCCAGGATGTTCATGCAGGGGGCTCCGGCTGTGGATGCAGTGCCGCTGTATTGTGTTCCCATTTTTTAAAAGAATTACAACTGGGCAGATTGCAAGATATTCTATTTGTTGCAACGGGAGCTCTGATGTCCACCGTTACCAACCAACAAGGGGAAAGCATCCCAGGAATTGCCCACCTTGTCCATCTTTCCAGCCATAAAGGAAAGGAGAGAGAATAG